Proteins found in one Coffea eugenioides isolate CCC68of chromosome 5, Ceug_1.0, whole genome shotgun sequence genomic segment:
- the LOC113770222 gene encoding acidic endochitinase-like: MADRRLPEPKHPTVNFSRRTTEPLTSIDDAREVASSLWNSFIGGYSDSHPLGKAVLDGVEFHIHRGNPASLDDLARALLEYNILGKKQMYLAAAPQCPLPVHALDAVIRIQNWLS; this comes from the exons ATGGC AGATAGAAGATTGCCAGAACCAAAGCATCCAACTGTTAATTTCTCTCGCAGGACAACCGAACCTCTTACTTCCATCGATGATGCTCGTGAAGTGGCTTCCTCTCTCTGGAACAGTTTCATAGGTGGTTATTCAGACTCTCATCCATTAGGCAAAGCTGTTTTAGATGGTGTAGAGTTTCATATCCATAGGGGAAACCCGGCATCCTTGGATGATCTTGCTCGGGCACTATTGGAATACAATATCCTGGGGAAGAAGCAGATGTACTTAGCTGCTGCACCGCAATGTCCTCTGCCTGTTCATGCTCTTGACGCTGTTATCAGAATTCAGAACTGGCTTTCTTGA